The sequence TCCAGACTCAGACTGGGGCGGTCGGCGTCGGTCTGTCGGCCACGAAAGGGGCGCTCCACCTCTACCCAATAGGGACACTCGTCCGTGTCGCGCAATGCGCGCGTCAGCGCGTCGCGCTCGCGTTCGCGTCGACGAGCGGTGGCCACCTCATCACTCATCTCCCGGCGCAAGGCAAAGAGCTGTCGCGCGTCGCCTGCGCGAGCTGCGCGGCGCTGAAGCATTTGCAGGGCGCGACGGCGCGCCTCGGGCGCCGCGCGACACACGGACTCGAGCAGGGTACTGCGCATGGCGCGGTGCGCTTCGACGTCCGTGAACCAGCCAGTCAACTCTTCGGATGCGACGATGCGCTCTACGTCCACGACGAGCGCCCGCGCGGCGGTCTCCAACTCGGACTCCGACTCGGCGCCCGCGGGAATGGCCATGAGACCCAGGGCGCCGAGCGCAGCGATGCCAGTGCGAAACTGCACGATGGATGCTGTCGTGGGGCCAATGTCCGGGGAAAGCAAGAGCCTATGCCGCAAAGCGTCGAACATCCGTGACGAAAACGTGAAGAACCAACGGGCCAGACCTGGGCCAAGCTCGGACGCTGTGACGAACCCTGCCCTCGGGATCTACACCTACGCGGAGTTCTTCGGCTGTGCAGTCGGCTTCTTGCCCTGCATGGCGATGTCGAAGCTCCGGCACCGCAAGGACCCCACTCAGCGCCGTCCGGGCCGCTGGATGCGACGCTTCGGTCGCGTCACTTCACGACTGACGCCAGTGTGGAGGTTCTCTACGGACGGGCCGACGCCCACGGACATCTTCGAGCGCGGCTACGTCGTGATCTCGAATCACGAGTCCACGGCAGACCCGTTCCTGCTGTCTTTCCTGCCCTGGGACATGCGCTGGGTCGCCAAGGAAGAGATCTTCAAGCTGCCCCTCATTGGTTGGCTGATGCAGTGCAGCGGTGACATTCCGCTGCGGCGCGGCGAGCGCAACAGCGTGGAAGAGATGATGGCGCAGTGTCGAGACACGCTCCGGGCAGGCATGCCGGTGATGATGTTTCCCGAGGGGACGCGCTCACCCGACGGCAATCTCTTGCCCTTCAAAGATGGCGCGTTTCGCTTGGCGATCGAAGCAGGTGTTCCAATCTTGCCCGTGGCCATCGCGGGCACGCGAACCTGTCGGCCAAAAGGTTCGCTGTGGTTCGGGACGGCGCGGGCGCATGCCCGAGTTCTCGATCCGATCGAAACCACGGGCATGACTCTCGACGACTTGCCGCGACTCCGCCAGCAAGCGCGAACCCGCATCGAACGCGCGCTGCCTGCAGTGCGACAACACGTCGGACTCGTGCCCTTGGCCCCAGCGCCATCACCACAGGTAAGCCAGCCCCAAGCGCACGGGTAGGTGGTACTCGCTGCGCGCTTGCGGCTCGGTCCCGGCGACGGCGTCGTAGTAGCGGTAGTAGTTGTCGTGCACCATGTAGAAGGGCGCGTGCACCCGGACCGATGCGACCAGCCGCGATTCGTGCAAGCGGAATAGCTCTACGCCGCCCTCGGCAAAAGCCTCCAGGCCGTTGCCATCGCCATAGAATCCGTCGGTCGCGCCGTTGTCTTCGACGTCCATCCCGCTGTAGCCGAGACCGCCGCCCAGGAACGGGGACACGTCTGTGTCGCCGAAGAAGTAGCGTGCACCGAGGGTCACGCCACCATAGGTAGCGGACTTCTCTTGGTTGAAGTCCCCCACTGTGATGTGCCCGATGAAACCGAAAGCGAAGCGCGGCGTCTCGTAGTAGCCGATGGCCTCCAGGCTCCCGGTGCCATACACCCCCGCGGTCGGCACGCTGGTGCCGCCCAGGCCAATGCCCCACATGAACTCACCGGGCTTCTTCTTGTATTGCCGTGTCTCTTCTCCAACCAAGTTGTCGACGCGCTGGTCTTCCTGGACCGGACGATTGTGAACCACGCTCTGAGCGAGACGCGGCCCGGCTTGAGTCATTTCTTCGGGACCGTCGAGCACTAGGCGCTGCGAGCGCACGACGCTTCCCGTTGGTGCCTCGTAGCTCACGCGCGCGATCAACTTGCTGCCCAAGCGCTCGAAGCTGACGCGGTAGGTCTCACTTCCGGGAACGCCCTCGGCCAATAGCGCCACACCTTGACCGCGGATCTCGTCGCAGACCATGCGGCCGGCGGTGTGAGCGGAGGCCGGGTCGAGACCAAAGTTGTCGACCACACACGCGACCCCCGTGCTCGGTGCCCTTGGCACGATGGCGCCCGCAGAGTTGTCGCGCGGCGCTACGGTCGCGCTAGTGGCCGTCGACTCCGACCCAGCGGATGGGAAAGCTGCCGAGGGCTGAACCGCCGGGGCCACGGGACCGGGTGTGGGTGTTGGGTCAGAGGACGCGTCCTGGGCATGGGCGCTGAGTGAGATGGCCGAGATTCCAAGCATCAAAGGGAGTGCAAGCTTCATGGGACTAGGCCTAAGCAGGCCACGTGCCAGATTGGGCATCTGGTTCAACCAGTTGAGGTTGCACGGGTTTCCTATGGCTGATTTTTCCTACTGGCGGGTGCGTGGTCTCGGCGGCACAGGCGCCTCACGCCCAGTGTGGTTGAACCACCACGCCCGGGATCCGCGCTGTTCTTGGAGCGGCGAATAGGCCGTGGCTCGGACAATCCCGGCACTGCAGACGGGCCGGCCTTGCGAACCCACCTTGCCTCGCTCAGCCGCCAGGTGGCGGACGGCCGCCACCCTGGGTATTGCGATGGGCGATGACGGACACGAACGGTTCCCCGCGACGGCGCGGCCTCGCGCGAAGGCTCGAACTGGGCGTGAAGAACAGCTTGGAGCTGATGCGCCTCGGGCGTCTGACCGAGCGCGAAGCTGCCGCCTACGACGTGGTGCATCGGGACGCGGCGTACCAGCTTCGCCGCTACCGCCCCGCAATCGACGCGAGGGCGGATCGCCCAGCGCTACTCTTGGTGCCACCGTTGATGCTCACTGCGGAGATCTACGATCTGGCGCCGGAGCTATCGGCCGTGAACTTCCTGCTCGAGCGCGGTATCGACGCCTGGGTCGTGGACTTCGGCGCGCCCGAGCA comes from Polyangiaceae bacterium and encodes:
- a CDS encoding lysophospholipid acyltransferase family protein, with product MSGESKSLCRKASNIRDENVKNQRARPGPSSDAVTNPALGIYTYAEFFGCAVGFLPCMAMSKLRHRKDPTQRRPGRWMRRFGRVTSRLTPVWRFSTDGPTPTDIFERGYVVISNHESTADPFLLSFLPWDMRWVAKEEIFKLPLIGWLMQCSGDIPLRRGERNSVEEMMAQCRDTLRAGMPVMMFPEGTRSPDGNLLPFKDGAFRLAIEAGVPILPVAIAGTRTCRPKGSLWFGTARAHARVLDPIETTGMTLDDLPRLRQQARTRIERALPAVRQHVGLVPLAPAPSPQVSQPQAHG